One region of Quercus lobata isolate SW786 chromosome 2, ValleyOak3.0 Primary Assembly, whole genome shotgun sequence genomic DNA includes:
- the LOC115978096 gene encoding protein RSI-1-like has protein sequence MAGRPYTSLLLLVSLLLLITFSDIAEATKLRPSDCKPKCTYRCSATSHKKPCMFFCLKCCSKCLCVPPGTYGNKQVCPCYNNWKTKEGGPKCP, from the exons ATGGCAGGACGTCCGTACACCTCTCTCTTGTTGCTGGTTTCTTTACTTCTCTTAATCACATTCTCTGATATTGCTGAG GCTACAAAGCTTCGTCCTTCAG ATTGCAAGCCAAAGTGTACCTATCGTTGCTCGGCAACTTCACACAAGAAGCCATGCATGTTTTTCTGCCTAAAGTGCTGCTCCAAGTGCCTCTGTGTTCCTCCTGGCACTTATGGCAACAAGCAAGTTTGCCCTTGCTACAATAACTGGAAGACCAAGGAAGGAGGACCCAAGTGCCCTTGA
- the LOC115978161 gene encoding protein RSI-1-like, whose amino-acid sequence MAGRPNTSLLFLVSLLLLITFSDIAEAIKLRPSDCKPKCTYRCSATSQKKPCMFFCLKCCAKCLCVPPGTYGNKQVCPCYNNWKTKAGGPKCP is encoded by the exons ATGGCAGGACGTCCGAACACCTCTCTCTTGTTTCTAGTTTCTCTACTTCTCTTAATCACATTCTCTGATATTGCTGAG gCTATAAAGCTTCGTCCTTCAG ATTGCAAGCCAAAGTGTACCTATCGTTGCTCGGCAACTTCACAAAAGAAGCCATGCATGTTTTTCTGCCTTAAGTGCTGCGCAAAGTGCCTCTGTGTTCCTCCTGGCACTTATGGCAACAAGCAAGTTTGCCCTTGCTACAATAACTGGAAGACCAAGGCAGGAGGACCCAAGTGCCCTTGA
- the LOC115967206 gene encoding serine/threonine-protein phosphatase 7 long form homolog, with protein MGALLFMDKSADRVSLLPLQLLNPVSNARWYSWGSAALAWLYRQLCGALKKDAMQIGGVLLLVQLWAYSRFPQLCPVVRPPLPPVHSGPLAIRWSGPKCTAEHATHVLAAYRASLATVRAEQIVWEPYTHTLGSLPAYCTTGQHIWRAEVPLIFFWIVEWHHPERVLREELGGRT; from the exons ATGGGGGCCCTCTTGTTCATGGACAAGTCTGCGGACCGGGTCTCACTGCTGCCTCTGCAGTTGCTCAACCCAGTCAGCAATGCGAGATGGTATAGCTGGGGTAGTGCAGCATTGGCCTGGCTGTATAGGCAACTTTGTGGTGCATTGAAGAAGGATGCGATGCAGATTGGAGGAGTACTCTTGTTGGTGCAGCTATGGGCCTATTCAAGGTTCCCACAATTATGCCCTGTTGTGAGGCCGCCTCTACCGCCAGTGCACTCAGGGCCCCTTGCCATTAG GTGGAGCGGGCCAAAATGCACCGCAGAGCATGCCACGCACGTCCTTGCTGCGTACCGGGCGTCACTGGCTACAGTACGGGCCGAGCAG ATTGTATGGGAGCCGTACACGCATACGCTAGGCTCCCTACCTGCGTATTGCACTACTGGGCAGCATATTTGGAGGGCCGAGGTGCCGTTGATATTCTTTTGGATAGTGGAGTGGCATCATCCTGAGCGAGTCCTCC GAGAAGAACTGGGAGGTAGAACATGA
- the LOC115967213 gene encoding uncharacterized protein LOC115967213, with the protein MGRHCFYVYYDGEQYFHDLHGLSYKGESVKQKFIELKWGTHLRKMHRKIMEALRLDKESHKISIVYRAPQILVSTQVVYNSNPLGCNADVDMMWAVIKRTPQFIASDLYVTVEAVGFHGSASSQHASGVEEPHSLSVDVHPPFAYATPFPYNNEPCSAVDHLDNTEVVGATNTHDVGGSTHTYEHVQADMDGGIDIDGSRDVYEEFIDTDGPVDDAEVLDVPLIENNEEDCLTTVPIPEWFTSNTWDNINDPSPALGTGHLTSWHKDDHPARGMLFKNKASVQYVLTLYSVEHNKQYKVIKSDTNRLVVRCKNEACLWSIRANCSKKHGMWVISTCKGPHSCSSLQLPTDGRMMDSKFISIALEKYVREDLTRKVRDLRSMLHARHGHDVTMYKVWEAKQKVVACIYGDFDESYAELPRFLAALSDADPDTVTTLKCDPHVSGTCIFNSAFWAFGPCIRGFRHCRPVISIDATHLYGKYKGKLLIAMATDGNNEVYPLAFAVVEGESTET; encoded by the coding sequence ATGGGTCGTCACTGCTTCTACGTTTACTATGATGGGGAACAATATTTCCATGACTTGCATGGGCTGTCCTATAAAGGCGAGTCAGTGAAGCAGAAGTTCATTGAGTTGAAATGGGGAACACACTTGAGAAAAATGCACCGGAAGATAATGGAAGCTCTACGGTTGGACAAGGAGTCACATAAGATATCCATTGTGTACCGTGCCCCCCAGATACTTGTGAGTACTCAGGTTGTCTACAACTCAAATCCGTTGGGTTGCAATGCTGACGTGGACATGATGTGGGCAGTGATTAAGCGGACCCCCCAGTTCATAGCGTCCGACTTGTATGTAACTGTTGAGGCTGTTGGGTTCCATGGTAGTGCAAGTTCACAACATGCCAGTGGGGTGGAAGAGCCACACTCATTGTCGGTTGACGTGCATCCTCCCTTTGCCTATGCCACGCCTTTCCCCTACAATAATGAACCATGTAGTGCGGTTGATCATTTGGACAACACCGAAGTGGTGGGCGCCACCAATACACATGATGTGGGAGGGTCTACTCACACATATGAGCATGTCCAAGCTGATATGGACGGGGGAATTGATATTGATGGCAGCCGAGATGTGTATGAAGAGTTCATTGATACTGATGGACCAGTGGACGACGCGGAGGTCTTAGATGTACCACTGATCGAAAATAACGAGGAGGATTGCCTTACAACAGTTCCTATCCCAGAATGGTTCACATCAAACACATGGGACAATATTAATGACCCATCACCTGCATTGGGTACAGGACATCTTACAAGTTGGCATAAAGATGACCACCCAGCAAGGGGGATGCTATTCAAGAATAAAGCCTCTGTTCAATATGTGTTGACCCTCTACTCTGTGGAGCATAATAAGCAATACAAGGTCATCAAGTCTGACACCAATAGGCTGGTAGTGCGGTGTAAGAATGAGGCATGTCTGTGGTCAATTCGGGCCAATTGCAGCAAGAAGCACGGGATGTGGGTTATTAGTACATGTAAGGGTCCTCATAGTTGCTCATCCCTCCAGCTACCAACTGATGGGCGGATGATGGATTCAAAGTTCATCTCCATTGCACTTGAGAAGTATGTACGGGAAGACCTAACCCGAAAGGTAAGGGACTTGCGTAGTATGTTGCATGCAAGGCATGGGCATGATGTAACTATGTACAAGGTTTGGGAAGCCAAACAGAAGGTAGTTGCATGTATTTACGGGGATTTTGACGAGTCATACGCAGAATTGCCACGATTTCTAGCTGCATTGTCTGATGCAGATCCGGATACTGTGACCACATTAAAGTGTGACCCCCATGTCTCGGGGACTTGTATATTCAACTCCGCGTTTTGGGCTTTCGGTCCGTGTATTAGAGGGTTTAGGCATTGCAGGCCGGTGATAAGCATAGATGCAACGCACCTTTATGGCAAGTACAAAGGAAAGCTGTTGATAGCAATGGCAACAGATGGTAACAACGAGGTTTATCCACTCGCATTTGCCGTTGTCGAAGGCGAGAGCACAGAGACATAG